From Zea mays cultivar B73 chromosome 3, Zm-B73-REFERENCE-NAM-5.0, whole genome shotgun sequence:
CCTCAATGGACACCGATGAACATGAACCCTGTTGGTACAGGTGATTGTCAAAGCCGTGGGCTACACTGGTATAGCTTGAAATGGCTGCTTTAAGGTTGGAAACGAACTGAGCAGCTCTGAGCCGAGCTCGAGACGGCTCGCAAGCCTCGAGCTTATTTTCTAGCCCTAGCCTGCTTTGCAAGCAACTATGCAATTATGTTGTATGAATGTTGAGGCAAACGTCGCTGCACCACTCCTCATCCAAAAATGGAGATTTCATAATAAAGGGGAGATGTTTCTATATGATCGTAAAATTTGATTCTCTCTAGTGCTTTAATATCTTCCTTTTCGATGTTCTATTCTAAAGGGGTACGTAGAAGTTTATAGGAACACGACTCATATTAAATACCAAAACCATAATTTCAATTTTTACCATAAATATTTTCATTTGGTATCAAGCCTTATATAAAAACTATTTGTTGTTGCTAAGTAGTATTTGGACAAGGGAAGTTTTAAAAAGGGGAGACAAATAGAAAGAAGTTTTAAAGGAGGGAATGTCATCCTATTTTGAGAAAATGGTCCAAGAACAGGAGAAAGTGGATTACATAGTTAGAGGATGCTTAAGTACATAATTCTACAATATGAGTACATTTTTCATGGGAAAGAAAGTTTTCTTTTTAAATTATCTACATGTGATATCTTTTAGCATTACATAAATCTTGTGTTTGCATTTGTATCCTAACAAATAGATTGCATTGTATATTTTGGTTTATTAATTTGTTGTGTTGTCATCCATTAAAGAAAAGAAGAATATCATAAGAAAAATGGACCGATGAGCATTTGATAGTAGAGTTTTGATGTTTTATGGTCAACATAGCCGTTTAGATTGACATTATTTGCTAGTGTCTTTGGCTATAATTTAAATGATGCAACTTAATTTGGGTGAAGGTAAAGTAGCGATCGATATGATTTGTGTTGTGCCAATTTGGCTCATAATTAAGAAAGTATTGGTGTTCGGTATTGTATAGTAGACTTTAGAGAGACCAGAAGCACTGGGGCTCCGGTCTCAGATCTCGTGCGCACGGCTGCAGCCACACCACAGATCAGAGTGTGAGCAAGTTCATAAGCACTTTTATTCAACTCCCTAATCTCGTCTCTGGAAGAGCCCTAGACACACACAGAATATTCATTTCAGACAAACTGCACCACATCACATGGTAGATCGATCTTACTGAGGAGACCATGCCTTAGCAACCAAATACAGGGGCGCCTTGCGCCGTACCGACAGCCCGTTCACCTCGTCCATCTCCAGCTTCGCCGCCACGCCGGCCGGCAGCTCCCAGTCGAAGTGGTACAACAAGCTCGCCAGCGCCAGCTCCATGGTCGGCACGGAGAACCCCACCCCGGGGCATCCTCGCCTCCCGGCGCCGAACGGCACGGACCTGAAGTCCTGCCCGGGCATCAAGTAGTCCGCCGTGAGGTCGTCGCCGGCGAACCGCTCCGGCACGAACTCGTCGGCGCGCTCCCACGTGGCGGGGTCCCGCGCGATGGCCCACGCGTTGACGATGACGCGGGTGCCCGCTGGCACGTGGTAGCCGAGCAGCTCCGTGTCCACGGTCGTCTCCCGGGGTACGAGGAGCGGCAGCGGCGTGCGCAGCCGCAACGTCTCCTTGATGACGCACCTGAGGTAGCGCAGCTCCTCGAGGTGGTCCTCGGTGACGcgaccgccgccgccgacggccgCGCGGACCTCGTCCTGGACCTTGCGCATCTCGCGTGGGTGGTTGATGAGCTCCGCCATGGCCCATACCAGCGTCGTGTAGGAAGTGTCCGTGGCGGCGGCAAACATGTCCTGGATGTCATGTCATACATGCAATTCATTTTCGGTTATTATATTATGTAGTAGGCTATTACACATCGACAGATCATTCATGATTCATGAATCATGAACATACCATCAGGCATGCATGCACGTATATTTTCTGCGTACCAGGATAATGGCCTTGATGGCCACGTCGTCGAACGTGGCTCCACCGGCGTGCGCCTCGTCCTCGTTCACGTCCAACAGCACGTCGACGAAGTCCCGGTGATCGTCACCACCTTCACGGTGGCCGCCACGGCGCCTCCGGCGGTGGTCCGCGATCACCTGTTCCAGGAAGGCATCCATCTGCGCGGACGTGCGTGCGGCCTTGGCGTCCAGCCCCATGAGCGCGTCAACCCAGGCCAGCCAGGGCACGAACTCCCCCACGGTGACGGTCCCCAGGAGCCCCTCAAAGTCGGCGAACAACTTCGCGAGCttctcgccgccgccgtcgggaCCGTCGTAGTAGCCGATCCCTCCGAACGCCGCGCGTGAGATGATGCCGTTGGTGTAGGAGATGATGTGGGCGGTGAGGTTGACGGCGGGCGCGCCGCCGCGGCGGACGCGGGCGAGCATCGCGGCGACCTCCTGCTCCCGGGCGTGGCGGAAGGAGCTGACGCGGCGCTggctgaggaggtggagcacgcaGACGCGGCGGCCCTGGCGCCAGTGCTCGCCGTAGGGGACGAAGGCCACGTCGCGGCCGTAGAGGAGGCGCTCGGCCATGCGCACCCTGGGGCGGCTCGCGAACGCCAGGTCGCGGGTCTTCATCACCTCCTGCGCCGCGGCCGCCGACGACGCCACCACCGTGGGCACGCGGCCGAAGCGGAGGAGCATGACGGGGCCGTGCGCCTGCGCCATCGCCCACA
This genomic window contains:
- the LOC103649549 gene encoding cytochrome P450 71A1 — protein: MSLPLPQSLCWLLIDMDVSAFLALLLIAPLSGLLLFLSTGRKTPYGGDEGRRLPPSPRGLPLLGHLPLLGPLPHRKLWAMAQAHGPVMLLRFGRVPTVVASSAAAAQEVMKTRDLAFASRPRVRMAERLLYGRDVAFVPYGEHWRQGRRVCVLHLLSQRRVSSFRHAREQEVAAMLARVRRGGAPAVNLTAHIISYTNGIISRAAFGGIGYYDGPDGGGEKLAKLFADFEGLLGTVTVGEFVPWLAWVDALMGLDAKAARTSAQMDAFLEQVIADHRRRRRGGHREGGDDHRDFVDVLLDVNEDEAHAGGATFDDVAIKAIILDMFAAATDTSYTTLVWAMAELINHPREMRKVQDEVRAAVGGGGRVTEDHLEELRYLRCVIKETLRLRTPLPLLVPRETTVDTELLGYHVPAGTRVIVNAWAIARDPATWERADEFVPERFAGDDLTADYLMPGQDFRSVPFGAGRRGCPGVGFSVPTMELALASLLYHFDWELPAGVAAKLEMDEVNGLSVRRKAPLYLVAKAWSPQ